In Sulfitobacter sp. M39, the following proteins share a genomic window:
- a CDS encoding twin-arginine translocation signal domain-containing protein, which produces MTQDTKGTNRRNFLKLAGTAAPAAAVAVASSGTAAEAQPVDLQSDKMQDTAHTRAYLESTRF; this is translated from the coding sequence ATGACCCAGGATACCAAAGGCACCAACCGCCGCAATTTCCTGAAACTGGCAGGGACAGCCGCACCGGCAGCCGCCGTTGCCGTGGCCAGCAGCGGCACCGCCGCCGAGGCGCAGCCAGTCGATCTGCAATCGGACAAGATGCAAGATACCGCGCACACCCGCGCCTATCTGGAAAGCACACGCTTCTAA
- a CDS encoding formate dehydrogenase subunit alpha, whose translation MLRKKTNGMARRPQRAGMLSDIAEKSVDRRAFLRGSGLAIGGLAAIASTAGSVTQASAATAVSGAVETIKSVCTHCSVGCTVIAEVSNGVWTGQEPGWDSPFNLGSHCAKGASVREHAHGERRLKYPMKKEGGQWVRISWEQAINEIGDKMNVIREESGPDSVYWLGSAKHNNEQAYLFRKFAAYWGTNNVDHQARICHSTTVAGVANTWGYGAMTNSYNDIHNSQAIFVIGGNPAEAHPVSLLHLLKAKEQNNAPMIVCDPRFTRTAAHADEYVRFRPGSDVALVWGILWHIFENGWEDKEFIRTRVWGMDQIRDEVAKWTPEEVERVTGAPASQLERVARTLANNRPGTVIWCMGGTQHSNGNNNTRAYCILQLALGNMGTAGGGTNIFRGHDNVQGATDLGVLADTLPGYYGLSAGAWAHWARVWEEDLEWLQSRFSKASFNDTSMMNLTGIPVSRWIDGVLEDKENIDQPDNTRAMVLWGHAPNSQTRQKEMVTAMEKLDLMVVVDPYPTVSAVMQDRQDGLYLLPATTQFETRGSVTASNRSLQWRDQVVEPLFESKPDHTIIKLFADKFGFSDRLFKNIALDGDEPNIEDLTREFNRGMWTIGYTAQSPERMKMHMANQHTFDRTTLRAKGGPADGDFYGLPWPAWGTPEMNHPGTANLYDMSLPVAEGGLTFRARFGVERDGDNLLAEGVYSAGSEIKDGYPEFTMSMLRELGWDSDLTDEEMAVINYVAGYPEGEPANAKPDEEVGETSQTGETPSDYVADTGGVNWKTDLSGGIQRVAIKHGCAPFGNAKARAVVWTFPDPVPIHREPLYTNRRDLVADYPTYDDKKFWRLPTMYKSIQENDFSKDYPIVLTSGRLVEYEGGGDETRSNPWLAELQQDMFIEINPRDANNLGVRDGADVWVEGPEGGKIKVMAMVTERVESGVAFMPFHFGGHMEGVDLRDRYPEGSDPYVLGESTNTAQTYGYDSVTQMQETKSTLCKIWTA comes from the coding sequence ATGCTTCGGAAAAAGACCAACGGGATGGCACGGCGGCCCCAGCGGGCGGGCATGCTATCCGACATCGCGGAAAAATCCGTTGACCGTCGCGCATTCCTGCGCGGGTCAGGTCTGGCCATCGGCGGCCTTGCGGCGATCGCATCGACCGCGGGCTCTGTCACACAAGCGTCAGCTGCCACCGCCGTCAGCGGCGCGGTAGAGACGATCAAATCTGTCTGCACCCACTGTTCGGTTGGCTGTACCGTCATCGCCGAAGTGTCGAACGGCGTCTGGACGGGTCAGGAACCCGGCTGGGACAGCCCGTTCAACCTTGGCTCGCATTGCGCCAAAGGGGCGTCGGTACGCGAACATGCCCACGGTGAACGCCGCCTGAAATACCCGATGAAAAAAGAGGGTGGCCAGTGGGTTCGGATCAGCTGGGAACAGGCGATCAACGAGATCGGCGACAAGATGAACGTGATCCGCGAAGAAAGCGGTCCCGATTCTGTCTACTGGCTCGGCTCGGCCAAGCATAACAACGAACAGGCGTATCTGTTCCGCAAGTTCGCGGCCTATTGGGGCACCAACAACGTCGACCACCAGGCGCGTATCTGTCACTCCACCACCGTTGCGGGCGTTGCGAACACATGGGGCTACGGCGCCATGACCAACAGCTACAACGACATCCACAACAGCCAGGCGATCTTTGTCATCGGCGGCAACCCTGCCGAGGCGCACCCCGTATCGCTGCTGCACCTGCTGAAAGCGAAAGAGCAGAACAACGCGCCGATGATCGTGTGCGATCCACGCTTTACCCGTACAGCGGCCCACGCGGATGAATATGTCCGCTTCCGTCCTGGTTCGGACGTGGCGCTGGTCTGGGGTATCCTTTGGCACATCTTCGAGAACGGATGGGAAGACAAGGAATTCATCCGCACCCGCGTTTGGGGCATGGACCAGATCCGTGACGAAGTCGCGAAGTGGACACCCGAAGAGGTCGAACGCGTTACCGGCGCACCCGCTTCGCAGCTAGAACGCGTTGCACGCACGCTGGCCAACAACCGTCCCGGCACCGTGATCTGGTGCATGGGCGGCACGCAGCACAGCAACGGCAACAACAACACCCGTGCGTACTGCATCCTGCAGCTGGCTCTTGGCAACATGGGCACCGCAGGCGGCGGCACCAACATCTTCCGCGGCCACGACAACGTGCAGGGTGCAACCGATCTGGGCGTTCTGGCCGATACGCTGCCGGGCTACTATGGTCTGTCCGCAGGGGCTTGGGCTCACTGGGCGCGGGTTTGGGAAGAAGACCTTGAATGGTTGCAATCCCGCTTCTCCAAGGCGTCGTTCAACGACACCTCGATGATGAACCTGACCGGTATCCCCGTGAGCCGCTGGATTGACGGCGTGCTGGAAGACAAGGAAAACATCGACCAGCCGGACAACACCCGCGCGATGGTTCTGTGGGGCCACGCGCCCAACTCGCAGACCCGCCAAAAGGAAATGGTCACCGCGATGGAGAAACTCGACCTGATGGTCGTTGTCGATCCATATCCAACGGTGTCCGCCGTGATGCAGGACCGCCAAGACGGGCTGTATCTGTTGCCCGCAACGACCCAGTTCGAAACCCGCGGCTCTGTCACCGCGTCCAACCGGTCGCTGCAGTGGCGTGATCAGGTCGTCGAGCCCCTGTTCGAATCCAAGCCCGACCACACGATCATCAAGCTCTTCGCGGACAAGTTCGGTTTCAGCGATCGTCTGTTCAAGAACATCGCGCTGGACGGGGACGAACCCAACATCGAGGACCTGACCCGCGAATTCAACCGCGGCATGTGGACCATTGGTTACACCGCACAAAGCCCCGAGCGCATGAAGATGCACATGGCCAACCAGCACACCTTTGACCGCACCACGTTGCGCGCCAAAGGTGGACCGGCCGACGGGGACTTCTATGGTTTGCCTTGGCCCGCATGGGGCACACCCGAAATGAACCACCCCGGCACGGCGAACCTGTACGATATGTCGCTGCCCGTTGCCGAAGGCGGTCTGACCTTCCGCGCCCGTTTCGGTGTGGAACGTGACGGTGACAACCTGCTGGCCGAAGGCGTCTATAGCGCCGGTTCCGAGATCAAGGACGGCTACCCCGAGTTCACGATGTCCATGCTGCGTGAACTGGGCTGGGATAGCGATCTGACCGACGAAGAGATGGCCGTGATCAACTATGTTGCGGGCTATCCCGAAGGCGAACCGGCGAACGCAAAGCCGGACGAGGAAGTCGGTGAAACATCCCAGACCGGCGAGACCCCGTCGGACTACGTTGCCGACACCGGTGGCGTGAACTGGAAAACCGACCTGTCGGGCGGCATCCAGCGTGTCGCGATCAAGCATGGCTGCGCCCCCTTCGGCAACGCCAAGGCCCGCGCCGTGGTCTGGACCTTCCCCGATCCGGTGCCAATCCACCGCGAACCGCTGTACACCAACCGTCGTGATCTGGTCGCGGACTACCCGACCTATGACGACAAGAAGTTCTGGCGCCTGCCCACCATGTATAAGTCCATCCAGGAGAACGACTTCTCCAAGGACTATCCAATCGTGCTGACCTCTGGTCGTCTCGTCGAATACGAAGGGGGCGGCGACGAAACACGGTCCAACCCCTGGTTGGCCGAGCTTCAGCAGGACATGTTCATCGAGATCAACCCGCGTGACGCCAACAATCTGGGCGTGCGTGATGGGGCCGATGTCTGGGTCGAAGGCCCCGAAGGCGGCAAGATCAAGGTGATGGCAATGGTGACGGAACGTGTCGAAAGCGGCGTGGCGTTCATGCCGTTCCACTTTGGCGGCCACATGGAAGGCGTTGACTTGCGGGACAGATACCCAGAAGGGTCCGACCCTTACGTCTTGGGTGAATCCACCAACACCGCGCAAACATATGGCTATGACTCAGTAACTCAGATGCAAGAGACGAAATCGACGCTCTGCAAAATCTGGACAGCGTAA
- the fdh3B gene encoding formate dehydrogenase FDH3 subunit beta: MARAKFLCDAERCIECNACVTACKNEHEVPWGINRRKVVTIQDGQPGERSISVACMHCSDAPCMAVCPVDCFYQTDDGIVLHSKDLCIGCGYCFYACPFGAPQYPQAGNFGSRGKMDKCTFCAGGPEENHSEAEFQKYGRNRIAEGKLPICAEMCSTKALLAGDGDVVSGIYRERVVARGFGSGAWGWGTAYEQKGG, from the coding sequence ATGGCAAGAGCAAAGTTTCTCTGCGACGCCGAACGCTGCATCGAATGCAACGCCTGCGTCACGGCATGTAAGAACGAACACGAAGTACCGTGGGGCATCAACCGCCGTAAGGTCGTCACCATTCAGGACGGCCAACCCGGCGAGCGGTCGATCTCGGTTGCGTGTATGCATTGTTCCGATGCGCCCTGTATGGCGGTCTGCCCTGTAGACTGCTTCTACCAGACCGACGACGGTATCGTTCTGCACTCCAAGGACCTGTGCATCGGCTGCGGTTACTGCTTCTACGCCTGCCCCTTCGGCGCGCCGCAGTATCCACAGGCGGGCAACTTCGGGTCGCGCGGCAAGATGGACAAATGTACTTTCTGCGCCGGTGGCCCCGAGGAAAACCACTCCGAAGCGGAATTCCAGAAGTACGGCCGCAACCGGATCGCCGAAGGCAAGCTGCCGATCTGCGCCGAGATGTGTTCGACCAAAGCGCTGCTGGCCGGTGATGGCGATGTCGTCTCGGGCATCTACCGCGAACGCGTTGTCGCGCGCGGCTTTGGCTCGGGCGCTTGGGGCTGGGGCACGGCATACGAGCAAAAGGGCGGCTAA
- a CDS encoding formate dehydrogenase subunit gamma: MTLLRVLLPLIFLVSFAGLSAAQDTSGDASVLQPGQQSLEDIMARQRGEDVPFGAELPLPLEGNPPPAESHLGPLGGASDADLWREIRADALPDARASNRGPAAKVLMQDGGMWWLSFRHGPLLTYGSLLLGVTVVLMAIFYLIRGRIRIEHGRAGITIERFKFIERFGHWLIASSFILLAITGLVSLAGRKLLIPLFGHEAFSTFAIAGKWIHNNVSWAFMLGLVMVFVMWIVHNLPDRTDINWILKGGGIFGKGHPPAKKFNAGQKLIFWAVIILGTSISVSGISLLFPFELTMFEPTLALLNDMGVPQLLGLGTIDATLTPQEEMQYAQLWHAVISFVLMAVIIAHIYIGTLGMEGAFEAMGSGDVDLEWAREHHSIWADEVVAKQGKPASGTQPAE, from the coding sequence ATGACATTGCTGCGCGTTCTGCTGCCTCTCATATTTCTTGTGTCCTTTGCCGGTCTTTCCGCCGCGCAGGACACCTCGGGCGATGCCTCGGTCCTGCAACCGGGCCAACAGTCGCTTGAAGACATCATGGCCCGCCAACGCGGCGAGGACGTGCCCTTTGGGGCCGAGCTTCCCTTACCGCTTGAGGGCAACCCGCCCCCGGCCGAATCTCACCTTGGACCGCTTGGTGGTGCATCCGATGCGGACCTGTGGCGCGAGATCCGGGCGGACGCCCTGCCCGACGCGCGTGCCAGCAACCGCGGACCTGCCGCCAAGGTCCTGATGCAGGACGGTGGCATGTGGTGGCTGAGCTTCCGTCACGGCCCGCTGCTGACCTATGGCAGCCTGCTGTTGGGTGTCACCGTCGTGCTGATGGCAATTTTCTATCTGATCCGCGGGCGTATCCGTATCGAACACGGCCGCGCGGGTATCACCATCGAACGGTTCAAATTCATCGAACGCTTTGGCCACTGGCTGATCGCAAGCTCGTTCATCCTGCTGGCCATCACCGGTCTGGTATCGCTTGCGGGGCGCAAACTGCTGATCCCGCTGTTCGGGCACGAGGCGTTTTCGACCTTTGCCATCGCGGGCAAGTGGATCCACAACAACGTCTCATGGGCCTTTATGCTGGGGCTGGTGATGGTGTTCGTCATGTGGATCGTTCACAACCTGCCGGACCGCACAGACATCAACTGGATCCTCAAGGGCGGCGGCATCTTCGGCAAGGGTCACCCCCCCGCCAAGAAGTTCAACGCCGGTCAAAAGCTGATCTTCTGGGCCGTCATCATTCTGGGCACCTCGATCTCTGTCTCGGGTATTTCGCTGCTCTTCCCGTTCGAATTGACGATGTTCGAACCTACGCTGGCGCTGTTGAATGACATGGGCGTGCCGCAACTGTTGGGGCTTGGCACAATAGACGCCACGCTGACCCCGCAAGAGGAAATGCAATACGCCCAGCTGTGGCACGCCGTTATCAGCTTTGTCCTGATGGCGGTGATCATCGCGCATATCTATATCGGGACACTCGGCATGGAAGGCGCGTTCGAGGCGATGGGGTCCGGCGATGTCGATCTTGAATGGGCCCGCGAGCACCACAGCATCTGGGCCGACGAAGTTGTCGCGAAGCAGGGTAAACCTGCCTCTGGCACGCAGCCGGCAGAGTGA
- a CDS encoding ABC transporter permease, which produces MNDIWAGLSSAFWLVVTGDPDLIEITLRSLQVSLTALVIASTIALPFGTWLAIRRFRFRRTAIAVLNSLMGLPPVVVGLIVYLLLSRAGPFGVLGLLFTPTAMIIAQVIIITPLIASITHQAMRDLWAEYHDLLISLNTTPTRRILTLISDGRRALLTAALAGFGRAIGEVGAIMIVGGNIDHATRVLTTAIALETGKGDFALALGLGFVLIALALSVNLIIHALSRTEREGRW; this is translated from the coding sequence ATGAATGATATCTGGGCGGGCCTTTCTTCTGCGTTCTGGCTGGTTGTCACCGGCGATCCCGACCTGATCGAGATTACGCTCAGGTCGTTGCAGGTCAGCCTGACGGCGCTGGTCATTGCCTCGACCATCGCGCTGCCCTTCGGCACATGGCTCGCCATCCGCCGTTTCCGCTTCCGCCGAACCGCGATTGCGGTGCTGAACTCCCTCATGGGATTGCCGCCCGTCGTGGTGGGGTTGATCGTCTATCTGCTGCTGTCGCGCGCCGGGCCCTTCGGGGTGCTGGGGCTGCTGTTCACGCCCACGGCGATGATCATTGCGCAGGTCATCATTATCACGCCGCTCATCGCCTCTATCACCCATCAGGCAATGCGTGATCTTTGGGCCGAATACCACGATCTTCTAATCTCGCTGAACACCACCCCGACGCGGCGCATCCTGACGCTGATCTCGGACGGGCGGCGGGCCTTGTTGACGGCGGCGCTGGCAGGCTTTGGTCGCGCCATCGGCGAGGTCGGCGCGATCATGATCGTTGGCGGCAATATCGACCACGCCACCCGCGTGCTGACCACCGCCATCGCGCTGGAAACCGGCAAGGGTGATTTCGCACTCGCGCTTGGTCTGGGCTTTGTGCTGATCGCGCTGGCGCTGAGTGTGAACCTGATCATCCACGCCTTGTCGCGCACGGAAAGAGAGGGCAGATGGTGA
- a CDS encoding energy-coupling factor ABC transporter ATP-binding protein: protein MVTPLLPAHMRDVSVTRRGKRLLGPVDLTLGKTGFTILLGPNGAGKTTFLKALHGLERLSTGAVTWAVPDDLARMRQAYVFQSPVMLRRSVRANLGYPLAILGQPKAQVNKAVEAWAARIGLTPALDRPATGLSGGEKQKLALARALIRTPEMLLLDEPCANLDGRSVKDIEALLQSAHQSGTRIVMATHDLGQARRLATEILFLFKGRIHEAGPAPDAFDAPQTPEFKSFLNGDILI from the coding sequence ATGGTGACCCCCCTGCTGCCCGCCCATATGCGCGACGTCAGTGTGACCCGCCGCGGCAAGCGATTGCTGGGCCCCGTGGACCTGACGCTTGGTAAAACCGGCTTCACAATCCTGCTGGGGCCCAATGGCGCGGGCAAGACGACATTCCTCAAGGCGCTGCATGGGCTTGAACGGCTGTCGACAGGCGCGGTTACATGGGCCGTGCCGGATGACCTCGCGCGGATGCGGCAGGCCTATGTCTTCCAAAGCCCCGTGATGCTGCGCCGGTCGGTGCGCGCCAATCTGGGCTATCCGCTGGCGATACTCGGCCAGCCCAAGGCGCAGGTGAACAAAGCCGTAGAGGCATGGGCGGCTCGCATCGGCCTGACGCCCGCGCTGGATCGCCCCGCGACGGGCTTGTCCGGTGGCGAGAAACAAAAGCTCGCCCTCGCCCGCGCCTTGATCCGCACCCCCGAAATGCTGCTGCTGGACGAACCCTGCGCCAATCTGGATGGCCGGTCCGTCAAGGATATAGAGGCGCTGCTGCAGTCTGCCCATCAGTCAGGGACGCGCATCGTGATGGCGACCCATGATCTGGGTCAGGCACGGCGCCTTGCAACTGAAATATTGTTTCTGTTTAAAGGTCGTATTCACGAGGCTGGCCCGGCGCCCGATGCGTTTGACGCCCCGCAGACCCCGGAATTCAAATCGTTCCTGAATGGAGATATTTTGATATGA
- a CDS encoding substrate-binding domain-containing protein: MKSLITALVLALGTTAAQADTMKMAVTTSFNNSGLSDVLLPAIKEDLDLDVQLLIVGTGQALRLGEAGDVDAILVHSKKAEEAFVADGYGTHRREIMYNDFVLIGPNDDPAAIAEAEAAKGALVKIEAAEAPFVSRGDDSGTHKKELSLWAGADLDPATFGEWYKAVGAGMGASLNTAAGMGAYIMSDRASWLNFDNKADLAILFAGDPVLFNQYAYIPVNPEKHAHVNKDAAAQLEDWLVGDRAKDLIDSYTINGEKLFTFNAEQ, translated from the coding sequence ATGAAATCCTTGATTACCGCTCTTGTTCTCGCACTTGGCACCACGGCTGCCCAGGCGGACACCATGAAAATGGCTGTCACCACGTCCTTCAACAACTCTGGTCTGTCCGACGTTCTGCTGCCCGCCATCAAAGAAGATCTGGACCTTGACGTACAACTGCTGATCGTCGGCACCGGTCAAGCCTTGCGGTTGGGTGAAGCGGGCGACGTCGATGCCATTCTGGTGCACTCCAAGAAAGCCGAAGAGGCCTTTGTCGCCGACGGCTATGGCACTCACCGCCGCGAGATCATGTATAATGATTTCGTCCTGATCGGCCCAAATGACGACCCCGCCGCGATCGCAGAGGCAGAGGCTGCTAAGGGCGCACTGGTCAAGATCGAAGCGGCCGAGGCACCTTTCGTAAGCCGTGGCGACGACAGCGGCACCCACAAGAAAGAGCTGTCGCTTTGGGCCGGTGCCGATCTAGACCCCGCGACATTCGGTGAATGGTACAAAGCTGTCGGCGCGGGCATGGGCGCGAGCCTCAACACCGCTGCAGGGATGGGTGCCTATATCATGTCCGACCGCGCAAGCTGGCTGAACTTTGACAACAAGGCCGATCTGGCAATCCTCTTTGCGGGCGATCCGGTGCTGTTCAACCAATATGCCTATATTCCGGTGAACCCCGAGAAACACGCGCATGTGAACAAAGACGCCGCGGCCCAGTTGGAAGACTGGCTGGTCGGCGACCGCGCCAAAGACCTGATCGACAGCTATACGATCAACGGCGAAAAGCTGTTCACCTTTAACGCCGAGCAGTGA